One genomic window of Halococcus salifodinae DSM 8989 includes the following:
- a CDS encoding cysteine hydrolase family protein, with amino-acid sequence MKFDPDRTAVVVVDMQNGFCHPEGSLYAPGSEGVVDPIADLLDDARDAGASVVFTRDVHPPEQFDDTHYYDEFDRWGEHVVEGSWETEIVDGLDVRDEDHVVAKHTYDAFYETELEGWLDAHGIDDLVLCGTLANVCVLHTAGSAGLRDFRPVLLDEAIGYIEEDHHEYALDHADWLFGEVTKRADVTFE; translated from the coding sequence ATGAAGTTCGATCCCGACCGAACCGCCGTCGTGGTGGTCGACATGCAAAACGGGTTCTGTCATCCCGAGGGCAGCCTCTACGCACCGGGGAGCGAGGGGGTCGTCGATCCGATCGCGGACCTGCTCGACGATGCGCGCGACGCCGGCGCGAGTGTCGTCTTCACGCGCGATGTCCACCCTCCTGAGCAGTTCGACGACACCCACTACTACGACGAGTTCGATCGCTGGGGTGAGCACGTCGTCGAGGGGTCGTGGGAGACCGAAATCGTCGATGGGCTCGACGTCAGGGACGAGGATCACGTGGTCGCAAAACACACCTACGACGCTTTCTACGAGACCGAGCTGGAGGGGTGGCTCGATGCCCACGGGATCGACGACCTCGTGCTCTGTGGCACGCTCGCCAACGTCTGCGTGCTTCACACCGCCGGCAGCGCTGGCCTGCGCGACTTCCGGCCCGTCCTCCTCGATGAGGCGATCGGCTACATCGAGGAAGACCACCACGAGTACGCGCTCGATCACGCCGACTGGCTGTTTGGCGAAGTCACGAAGCGCGCGGATGTCACGTTCGAATAG
- a CDS encoding PaaI family thioesterase, which produces MIDETDDAAAFLQAYIDDHGYLSWLGTQVESMEHDRLVMTIPFDEKLTNTRPNGDGDATANIHGGIAATLIDTAGGIALRPALDDPMEDGVATINLNVNYLRPAAGDLTATADVIRAGSSVGVSTVTVESEAPDGETKAVATGQGAYRLFRR; this is translated from the coding sequence ATGATCGACGAGACGGACGACGCGGCCGCTTTTCTCCAAGCATACATCGACGACCACGGCTATCTGTCGTGGCTCGGAACGCAGGTCGAGTCGATGGAACACGATCGGCTCGTGATGACGATCCCGTTCGACGAGAAGCTCACGAACACGCGACCGAACGGCGACGGCGACGCGACCGCGAACATCCACGGCGGGATCGCCGCGACGCTGATCGACACCGCCGGCGGGATCGCGCTCCGGCCCGCCCTCGACGACCCGATGGAAGACGGCGTGGCGACGATCAACCTCAACGTCAACTATCTCCGACCCGCTGCCGGCGACCTCACCGCGACCGCCGACGTGATCCGTGCGGGGTCGAGCGTCGGTGTTTCCACCGTGACGGTCGAGAGCGAGGCTCCCGACGGCGAGACGAAAGCGGTCGCCACGGGGCAGGGTGCCTATCGGCTGTTTCGGCGCTGA
- a CDS encoding DUF4385 family protein — translation MSDDPEYDLDFRAHPERYEIGRGEKGVFKIEPYKSELLGLWGYTDREAALVYEVWWNRVENDDEYQRLKAQHREHD, via the coding sequence GTGAGCGACGACCCCGAGTACGACCTCGACTTCCGCGCCCATCCAGAAAGGTACGAGATCGGTCGCGGCGAGAAAGGGGTGTTCAAGATCGAACCCTACAAGAGCGAACTCCTCGGGCTGTGGGGGTACACGGACCGCGAGGCCGCACTCGTCTACGAGGTCTGGTGGAACCGAGTCGAGAACGACGACGAGTACCAACGGCTGAAAGCACAGCATCGAGAACACGACTGA
- the mvaD gene encoding phosphomevalonate decarboxylase MvaD — MKATARAHPIQGLVKYHGMVDDELRLPYHDSISVCTAPSNTTTTVAFDDSLEEDRYVVDDETVEGRGRERIESVVSRVRELADVEAPVRFESESNFPTNVGFGSSSSGFAAAAMALTTAAGLDLTLPEVSTVARRGSASSARAVTGGFSDLHTGRNDIDCRSERIESDLEDDLRIVAALVPAYKETEEAHREAADSHMFEARLAHIHGQLAEMRDALRAGDFDRTFELAEHDSLSLAATTMTGPAGWVYWQPETLEIFATVRELRESGVPVYFSTDTGASVYVNTTAEHVERVEERIADCGVDTRVWEVGGPARVLDESEALF, encoded by the coding sequence ATGAAAGCCACCGCGCGCGCGCATCCGATCCAGGGACTCGTCAAGTACCACGGCATGGTCGATGACGAGCTCCGGCTGCCGTACCACGACTCGATCAGCGTCTGCACCGCACCGAGCAACACCACCACCACGGTGGCGTTCGACGACTCGCTCGAAGAGGATCGGTACGTCGTCGACGACGAGACCGTGGAGGGGCGGGGGCGCGAACGCATCGAGAGCGTCGTCTCGCGCGTGCGTGAACTCGCGGACGTCGAGGCTCCCGTGCGCTTCGAGAGCGAGAGCAATTTCCCGACGAACGTGGGCTTCGGCTCGTCGTCGTCGGGCTTCGCGGCAGCGGCGATGGCCCTGACAACCGCGGCAGGGCTCGATCTCACGCTGCCCGAAGTCTCGACGGTCGCACGGCGTGGCTCGGCGTCGTCGGCGCGGGCGGTCACGGGCGGGTTCTCGGACCTCCACACGGGGCGCAACGACATCGACTGTCGTTCGGAGCGGATCGAGAGCGACCTCGAAGACGATCTCCGGATCGTGGCGGCGCTCGTGCCCGCGTACAAGGAAACCGAGGAAGCCCACCGTGAAGCCGCCGATAGCCACATGTTCGAGGCGCGACTCGCCCACATCCACGGTCAGCTCGCCGAGATGCGCGACGCGCTCCGGGCAGGCGATTTCGACCGCACCTTCGAACTCGCCGAACACGACTCGCTCTCGCTCGCCGCGACCACGATGACCGGCCCCGCCGGCTGGGTCTACTGGCAGCCCGAAACCCTCGAAATCTTCGCCACGGTCCGCGAGCTGCGGGAATCGGGCGTTCCGGTCTACTTCTCGACAGACACGGGCGCGAGCGTCTACGTCAACACTACGGCCGAGCACGTCGAGCGCGTCGAGGAGCGCATCGCCGACTGCGGTGTCGACACCCGCGTCTGGGAGGTCGGCGGTCCCGCGCGCGTGCTCGACGAGTCCGAAGCGCTGTTCTGA
- a CDS encoding DJ-1/PfpI family protein, giving the protein MAPRSPIESIAIVLYEGFDELDAIGPYEVFENAAEAGADLDVGLCTLEPTNRVTASHGLVVEPAGALDDLADDPDLVVVPGGGWTDGAKHGARAEVERGALPDAIAERHRNGASVASVCTGGMILAAAGVLDGRPATTHHGAIDDLRETAANVVDARVVDDGDVLTAGGVTSGLDLALWLVERDFGADTAETVAREMEYERRDEVYRAN; this is encoded by the coding sequence ATGGCTCCGAGGAGTCCGATCGAATCAATCGCAATCGTGCTCTACGAGGGGTTCGATGAACTCGACGCGATCGGCCCGTACGAGGTGTTCGAAAACGCCGCCGAAGCGGGGGCCGATCTCGATGTCGGACTCTGCACCCTCGAACCCACGAATCGAGTGACCGCGAGTCACGGTCTCGTCGTCGAACCCGCCGGCGCGCTCGACGATCTCGCTGACGACCCCGACCTCGTCGTGGTTCCCGGCGGCGGGTGGACGGATGGGGCGAAGCATGGCGCGCGAGCCGAGGTCGAACGGGGCGCGCTTCCGGACGCGATCGCGGAACGACACCGCAACGGCGCGAGCGTCGCGTCGGTCTGCACCGGCGGGATGATCCTCGCCGCGGCCGGCGTCCTCGATGGCCGACCGGCGACCACCCACCATGGGGCGATCGACGATCTCCGCGAAACGGCAGCGAACGTGGTCGACGCGAGAGTGGTTGACGACGGCGATGTCCTCACTGCCGGCGGCGTCACCTCGGGACTCGATCTCGCGCTGTGGCTCGTCGAACGGGATTTCGGGGCCGATACTGCTGAGACGGTCGCCCGCGAGATGGAGTACGAGCGACGCGACGAGGTGTATCGAGCCAACTGA
- the nth gene encoding endonuclease III, producing MGTPLDSREAQATEVIDRLATEYPDTTISLDFSTRFELLVAVILSAQCTDERVNKTTADLFETYPSPEAFANAPQEELAEALNSITYYNNKASYIRESAQLVVEEHDGEVPDTMAALTDLPGVGRKTANVVLQHAHDVVEGIVVDTHVQRITRRLGLTDEERPEKIESDLMGFVPEDRWQAFTHLFISHGRATCTARNPDCADCTLEDVCPSSKRDSAVDLASDEAW from the coding sequence ATGGGAACGCCGCTCGATTCGCGCGAGGCACAGGCCACGGAAGTCATCGATCGCCTCGCGACCGAGTACCCCGACACGACGATCTCGCTCGATTTCTCGACCCGGTTCGAACTCCTCGTCGCGGTGATCCTCTCGGCGCAGTGTACCGACGAGCGGGTAAACAAGACGACTGCCGACCTGTTCGAAACCTACCCGTCGCCGGAAGCGTTCGCGAACGCGCCCCAAGAAGAACTCGCCGAAGCCCTGAACTCGATCACCTACTACAACAACAAGGCGAGCTACATCCGCGAGTCGGCCCAACTCGTCGTCGAGGAGCACGATGGCGAGGTTCCGGACACGATGGCCGCGCTCACCGACCTCCCTGGTGTGGGGCGCAAGACCGCGAACGTCGTGCTCCAGCACGCACACGATGTCGTCGAGGGGATCGTCGTCGACACCCACGTCCAGCGGATCACCCGGCGGCTCGGGCTCACCGACGAGGAACGACCCGAGAAAATCGAGAGCGATCTGATGGGGTTCGTGCCCGAGGACCGCTGGCAGGCGTTCACTCATCTGTTCATCAGCCACGGTCGGGCGACCTGCACCGCACGAAACCCCGACTGTGCCGACTGCACGCTCGAAGACGTCTGTCCCTCGTCGAAGCGCGACTCTGCCGTCGATCTCGCTAGCGACGAGGCGTGGTGA
- a CDS encoding DUF7321 family protein produces the protein MFGLADAAVATIVAALVTASFPCFLYGAWIMIDTENVTWSVLTYHLKFIVTGLALTTIPLLVWMLPRLFQQLGGASALHAFLGLQAYAMLAFGFTGIVRIFRAKRRHNLYHDYDEDVLLDEIGSDRMDHWRSRLRIGVFGYVIFWLLAYVVGIARYALRYLA, from the coding sequence ATGTTCGGACTGGCCGACGCGGCGGTGGCGACGATCGTCGCGGCGCTGGTCACAGCGAGCTTTCCCTGCTTTCTCTACGGGGCGTGGATCATGATCGACACCGAGAACGTGACGTGGAGCGTGCTGACCTACCACCTCAAGTTCATCGTCACCGGGCTCGCGCTCACCACGATCCCTCTGCTGGTATGGATGCTCCCCCGGCTGTTCCAGCAGTTGGGCGGTGCGTCGGCGCTCCACGCCTTTCTTGGGCTCCAGGCGTACGCCATGCTCGCCTTCGGTTTCACGGGGATCGTCAGGATCTTTCGCGCGAAACGTCGGCACAACCTGTATCACGACTACGACGAGGACGTGCTCCTCGACGAGATCGGCTCCGATCGGATGGATCACTGGCGGAGCCGACTCCGGATCGGCGTGTTCGGCTACGTGATCTTCTGGCTGCTGGCGTACGTCGTGGGGATCGCCCGGTACGCGCTCCGCTATCTGGCCTGA
- a CDS encoding DUF7319 domain-containing protein, which translates to MADPRSSSSNDDGTADASDRPADRADATDDETDELRRQVEETYDFEEFGPRDMAEMSPEEWDAAFDEEAWITGTELLDRVEADLLSRIAGREVFARIERVDDGLLAYSDEGYVHVAPDGSVEGRGTVLRDVKPTVALCSMDDYDVPEPPDGDPLPDPATVPEGGGELGNWMLQAVAAAQLLVGLGLIGAYLVLSGLSTIAAPVIGLLFVLFSLVLFLQVANARLSDKFRAEEYRDRLRAVGVGSGERPDVLPEKYRDVDREQPAGEIANADTEGRGSGTSEQGSDARDAEDSRPSA; encoded by the coding sequence ATGGCCGATCCTCGATCCTCGTCGTCGAACGACGACGGGACCGCGGATGCGAGCGACCGCCCAGCGGACCGAGCGGACGCTACGGACGACGAGACGGACGAACTCCGTCGACAGGTCGAGGAAACCTACGATTTCGAGGAGTTCGGGCCGCGGGACATGGCCGAAATGAGCCCTGAGGAGTGGGACGCCGCCTTCGACGAGGAGGCGTGGATCACGGGCACGGAGCTCCTCGACCGTGTCGAGGCCGATCTGCTGAGTCGGATCGCCGGCCGTGAGGTGTTCGCCCGGATCGAGCGCGTCGACGACGGACTGCTCGCGTACTCCGACGAGGGGTACGTCCACGTCGCTCCCGACGGCAGCGTCGAGGGTCGAGGAACCGTACTGCGCGACGTCAAACCGACGGTCGCGCTCTGTTCGATGGACGACTACGACGTGCCGGAGCCCCCCGACGGCGACCCGCTACCCGACCCCGCGACGGTGCCGGAAGGGGGCGGCGAACTCGGTAACTGGATGCTGCAAGCCGTCGCCGCCGCCCAGCTTCTCGTCGGTCTGGGACTGATCGGCGCGTATCTCGTTCTCTCGGGTCTCAGTACGATCGCCGCGCCCGTGATCGGCCTGCTGTTCGTGCTGTTCTCGTTGGTGCTCTTCCTTCAGGTGGCGAACGCACGGCTCTCCGATAAGTTCCGGGCGGAGGAGTACCGCGACCGGTTGCGGGCGGTCGGCGTCGGCTCGGGCGAGCGTCCCGACGTCCTGCCGGAGAAATATCGTGACGTCGATCGGGAACAGCCGGCCGGCGAGATCGCGAACGCCGACACCGAGGGTCGGGGCTCCGGAACGTCCGAACAGGGGAGCGACGCGCGCGATGCCGAGGACTCTCGCCCGTCGGCATAG
- a CDS encoding plastocyanin/azurin family copper-binding protein: MNRRDFLLATSVAAGGTAASGAAAAQQGNASGGGNETGGGNATGGNQSAGGNQSGGNATGGNATGGNATGGNQSAGGGGGGSTTTVEVGTGSGTSFGPEEATIAPGSTIVWEWTGEGGAHNVVADDGAFNSGSPEEGSGITFQHTFQEAGEFTYHCAPHEAVGMVGTIVVQEGGASSGGGGGEEEVDPEEMGVAFQAHFVGIATLLMMVLSLIYSFFALKYGESPNAKGGNN; the protein is encoded by the coding sequence ATGAACAGGCGGGATTTTCTGCTGGCGACAAGTGTCGCGGCCGGCGGCACAGCCGCCAGCGGGGCGGCCGCCGCACAGCAGGGCAACGCCTCCGGTGGCGGCAACGAAACCGGGGGCGGCAACGCCACTGGCGGCAATCAAAGCGCCGGTGGAAACCAGAGTGGCGGTAACGCGACCGGTGGCAACGCAACCGGTGGGAACGCGACCGGTGGAAACCAGAGCGCAGGTGGCGGTGGTGGTGGCAGCACGACAACAGTCGAGGTCGGGACAGGTTCGGGAACCTCCTTCGGTCCCGAGGAAGCCACCATCGCACCCGGCAGCACCATCGTCTGGGAGTGGACCGGCGAGGGTGGCGCACACAACGTCGTCGCCGACGACGGCGCGTTCAACAGCGGGAGCCCGGAGGAAGGCAGCGGAATCACCTTCCAGCACACCTTCCAGGAGGCCGGTGAGTTCACCTATCACTGTGCTCCCCACGAGGCCGTCGGGATGGTCGGGACGATCGTCGTTCAGGAGGGCGGCGCGAGCAGTGGTGGCGGTGGCGGCGAGGAGGAAGTCGACCCCGAGGAGATGGGCGTGGCGTTCCAGGCGCATTTCGTCGGGATCGCCACCCTGCTGATGATGGTCCTTTCGTTGATCTATAGCTTCTTCGCGCTGAAGTACGGTGAATCGCCGAACGCGAAGGGAGGGAACAACTGA
- a CDS encoding DUF7318 family protein: MSSSGSTYGDIHRYEPARESTAAAIAIVLLTVVEVVFVGLFAYGLVSGWGTDELGNMYLGAALAIVFVDLAFILMLYRKEFLPDVMIVKKRRRKWEDLYIREEQQTGTSATDGAWDSVKRAVYPYYKR, translated from the coding sequence ATGAGCTCCTCCGGTAGCACGTACGGCGACATCCACCGGTACGAGCCGGCCCGCGAGAGTACCGCGGCCGCGATCGCGATCGTCCTTCTGACGGTGGTCGAAGTGGTGTTCGTCGGGCTGTTCGCCTACGGCCTCGTCAGTGGCTGGGGGACGGACGAGCTCGGCAACATGTATCTCGGCGCGGCGCTCGCGATCGTGTTCGTGGATCTCGCCTTCATTCTCATGCTCTACCGCAAGGAGTTCCTGCCGGACGTGATGATCGTCAAAAAGCGCCGCCGGAAGTGGGAGGATCTCTATATCCGCGAGGAACAGCAGACGGGGACGAGCGCCACCGACGGCGCGTGGGACTCCGTGAAACGTGCAGTCTACCCCTACTACAAGCGATAA
- a CDS encoding cytochrome b, with protein sequence MSLERSDDHDHEGWMERKDLTPIEGAYLTVLLWLDKRLRLVDYLEVLENLYYKVNLQMPKSHTEQYNLDNKFWYWYPLYALGSFSTIAYVVAAISGALLGFYYSPAAASGACTIDGASVAYCSLTAIMTDINFGFMLRSIHRWSAQVMTAAVFLHMLRVYFTGAYKEPRELNWILGIVLISLTMVFGYTGYLLTWDQLAYWAGQIGVEMSLSIPLIGEWVAQLIFGGFSLGQATLMRMYILHVFFLPFVVTALIAVHIGIVWMQGIAEPH encoded by the coding sequence ATGAGTCTCGAACGGAGCGACGACCACGACCACGAGGGGTGGATGGAGCGGAAAGACCTCACCCCGATCGAGGGGGCGTATCTCACCGTCTTGCTCTGGCTCGACAAGCGGCTGCGGCTGGTCGACTACCTCGAGGTTCTGGAGAACCTCTACTACAAGGTCAATCTCCAGATGCCCAAGAGCCACACCGAGCAGTACAACCTCGACAACAAGTTCTGGTACTGGTACCCGCTGTACGCGCTCGGGAGTTTCTCGACGATCGCCTATGTGGTGGCGGCCATCTCGGGCGCGCTACTCGGCTTTTACTACTCGCCAGCGGCAGCCTCGGGGGCCTGTACCATCGACGGCGCGTCGGTGGCGTACTGTTCGCTTACCGCGATCATGACCGACATCAACTTCGGGTTCATGCTCCGGAGCATTCACCGGTGGTCGGCGCAGGTGATGACAGCCGCCGTGTTCCTCCACATGCTCCGGGTCTACTTCACCGGCGCGTACAAGGAGCCACGCGAGCTCAACTGGATCCTCGGCATCGTCCTCATCTCGCTCACGATGGTGTTCGGCTACACCGGCTACCTGCTGACGTGGGACCAGCTCGCGTACTGGGCCGGCCAGATCGGCGTCGAGATGAGCCTCTCGATCCCGCTCATCGGCGAGTGGGTCGCACAGCTCATCTTCGGCGGGTTCTCGCTGGGTCAGGCCACCCTGATGCGGATGTATATCCTCCACGTGTTCTTCTTACCGTTCGTGGTGACGGCGCTGATCGCCGTGCACATCGGCATCGTCTGGATGCAGGGCATCGCGGAACCCCACTAG
- a CDS encoding cytochrome b, protein MTRDNATDTDESSGTDTGEGVAADGTGIVAPDDETPTWGERKERTQGLSRLTYEYFERSRREDQDLRTESSYVERDVLAFPTWPHEMVRNLALTSFFVGLIIFLAATLPPHLGAPANPSQTPAIILPDWYLYWSFGLLKLGPLNPDLAVLGGKKLLQDSTYGVLANLVVVGFIAIVPFLNKGSARRPVEQPFWSAVGMFGVVFAVMISALSIKNLMPTWFDTHLLFDLTFLLPFVAGFITYGILRAMREGYMFDLNRRYYRLRPPR, encoded by the coding sequence ATGACCCGAGACAACGCCACCGACACGGACGAATCGAGCGGGACCGACACGGGCGAGGGCGTCGCCGCCGACGGCACCGGCATCGTCGCGCCCGACGACGAGACCCCGACGTGGGGCGAGCGCAAGGAGCGCACTCAGGGGCTCTCGCGGCTGACCTACGAGTACTTCGAACGCTCGCGCCGTGAGGATCAGGACCTCCGCACCGAGTCGAGCTACGTCGAGCGCGACGTGCTCGCGTTCCCGACGTGGCCCCACGAGATGGTCCGCAACCTCGCGCTGACGAGCTTCTTCGTCGGACTGATCATCTTCCTCGCGGCGACGCTGCCGCCGCACCTCGGCGCACCCGCGAACCCGAGCCAGACGCCCGCGATCATCCTGCCGGACTGGTATCTCTACTGGTCGTTCGGCCTGCTGAAACTCGGGCCGCTGAACCCCGACCTCGCCGTTCTGGGTGGGAAGAAGCTCCTCCAGGACTCCACGTACGGCGTGCTCGCCAATCTCGTGGTGGTCGGGTTCATCGCGATCGTTCCGTTCCTCAACAAGGGGAGCGCGCGTCGGCCGGTCGAGCAGCCGTTCTGGTCGGCCGTCGGCATGTTCGGCGTGGTGTTCGCCGTGATGATCAGCGCGCTGTCGATCAAGAACCTCATGCCGACGTGGTTCGACACCCATCTCCTGTTCGATCTCACCTTCCTCCTGCCGTTCGTGGCAGGGTTCATCACCTACGGCATCCTGCGTGCGATGCGCGAGGGGTACATGTTCGACCTGAACCGTCGGTACTACCGGCTCCGACCGCCGCGATAG
- a CDS encoding DUF7315 family membrane protein: protein MSSDTGSEADGSDGGSRGREIVVPLRTYKAVTVFSTLLAIVCVLLGFAFLDAATAEAGPLPVLFDLLPSVGLPVGSGVISLVLVLIGLGLIAVGAGVYVLGTRFRTAGMRNAQDDSDELSGNE from the coding sequence GTGAGCTCCGACACCGGCTCCGAGGCCGACGGCAGCGACGGCGGGAGCAGGGGTCGCGAGATCGTCGTCCCGCTGCGAACCTACAAGGCGGTCACGGTGTTCTCGACGCTACTCGCGATCGTCTGCGTACTGCTCGGCTTCGCCTTTCTCGACGCTGCCACCGCCGAGGCTGGCCCGCTGCCGGTGCTGTTCGATCTGCTGCCATCGGTCGGGCTCCCGGTCGGCTCGGGCGTGATCTCGCTCGTGCTCGTCCTGATCGGGCTCGGGCTCATCGCGGTCGGTGCCGGGGTGTACGTGCTCGGCACCCGCTTTCGCACTGCGGGGATGCGGAACGCTCAAGACGACAGCGACGAACTCTCGGGCAATGAGTGA
- a CDS encoding DUF7314 family protein: MSDEFAKGLAMLTGGLLGWMVLSGWYATESFESPKQLIAEPPSGLELFGTLSLTLREALFWFAIVGALVFWVLIPASQRARIAWNERQSS; this comes from the coding sequence ATGAGTGACGAATTCGCCAAGGGCCTGGCGATGCTCACCGGTGGGCTGCTCGGGTGGATGGTGCTCTCGGGCTGGTATGCCACCGAGAGCTTCGAGTCGCCGAAGCAGCTCATCGCCGAGCCACCCTCCGGTCTCGAACTGTTCGGCACGCTCTCGCTCACCCTTCGAGAAGCCCTGTTCTGGTTCGCCATCGTCGGCGCGCTCGTCTTCTGGGTGCTGATTCCCGCAAGCCAGCGGGCACGCATCGCGTGGAACGAACGTCAGTCGAGCTAG
- a CDS encoding 2-oxoacid:ferredoxin oxidoreductase subunit beta, with the protein MSSDVRFTDFKSDKQPTWCPGCGDFGTMNGMMKALANTGNDPDNTFVVAGIGCSGKIGTYMHSYALHGVHGRALPVGIGVKSANPDLEVMVSGGDGDGYSIGAGHFVHAVRRNMDMTYVVMDNRIYGLTKGQASPTSREDFETATTPDGPKQAPVNPLALALAADGSFIAQSFSSDAQRHTEIVQQAVEHDGFGFVNVYSPCVTFNDVDTYDYFRDAIVDLDEEGHDPTDRDAAQKKIMDEDTEYQGVIYQDEESEPYNERHGLDENMADIPDGAPEDATDLVREFY; encoded by the coding sequence ATGAGTTCAGACGTCAGGTTCACCGACTTCAAGTCCGACAAGCAGCCCACGTGGTGTCCCGGCTGCGGCGACTTCGGCACCATGAACGGCATGATGAAGGCGCTCGCCAACACCGGCAACGACCCCGACAACACGTTCGTCGTGGCGGGAATCGGCTGCTCGGGCAAGATCGGCACGTACATGCACAGCTACGCGCTCCACGGCGTCCACGGCCGCGCACTTCCCGTCGGCATCGGCGTCAAGAGCGCGAACCCCGACCTCGAAGTCATGGTCTCGGGCGGCGACGGCGACGGCTACTCCATCGGCGCTGGTCACTTCGTCCACGCAGTACGACGAAACATGGACATGACCTACGTCGTGATGGACAACCGCATCTACGGGCTGACGAAGGGACAGGCCTCGCCGACGTCGCGCGAGGACTTCGAGACGGCGACGACGCCCGACGGGCCGAAACAGGCTCCGGTCAACCCGCTCGCGCTCGCGCTCGCCGCCGACGGCAGCTTCATCGCCCAGTCGTTCTCGTCGGACGCCCAGCGCCACACCGAGATCGTCCAGCAGGCGGTCGAACACGACGGCTTCGGGTTCGTGAACGTCTACAGTCCGTGTGTCACGTTCAACGACGTCGACACCTACGACTACTTCCGGGATGCGATCGTCGATCTCGACGAGGAAGGTCACGACCCGACCGACCGCGACGCCGCCCAAAAGAAGATCATGGACGAGGACACCGAGTATCAGGGCGTCATCTACCAGGACGAGGAGTCGGAGCCGTACAACGAACGCCACGGCCTCGACGAGAACATGGCCGACATCCCCGACGGCGCACCCGAGGACGCCACCGACCTCGTTCGCGAGTTCTACTAA